The Arachis duranensis cultivar V14167 chromosome 2, aradu.V14167.gnm2.J7QH, whole genome shotgun sequence genome has a window encoding:
- the LOC127744901 gene encoding uncharacterized protein LOC127744901 produces the protein MCSSCKCNDELRSAYATEIFHLVATNQIETGRGANQIGTLKRSGDTRWSSHFNSICSLLRMFGATTSVLEDLATNGSTYSQRGDATYALKSLLSFDFVFILHMMKEIMGITDKLCQALQQKSQDILNAMHLVSSTKSLIQQLRDSSWGALLEKVSSFCNDHAIQIPDMGASFSDIIRSRRKKDVVTVEHHYRVDIFTSVIDFQLKELNSRFSEQATELLILSTSLDPKDAFKLFSVCNICNLVKNFYSLDFSEQEKIQLDYELQHYELDVVKAPDF, from the coding sequence ATGTGTTCTTCTTGCAAATGCAATGATGAATTACGATCTGCTTATGCAACTGAAATTTTCCATTTAGTTGCAACTAATCAAATTGAAACAGGAAGGGGAGCAAATCAAATTGGCACATTAAAAAGATCAGGAGATACTAGGTGGAGCTCTCACTTCAACTCAATTTGTAGCCTTTTACGTATGTTTGGAGCAACAACTTCAGTTCTGGAAGATTTGGCTACTAATGGATCTACATATTCTCAACGTGGTGATGCTACTTATGCTCTTAAAtctttattatcatttgattttgttttcattttgcaTATGATGAAAGAAATCATGGGAATCACTGATAAACTTTGTCAAGCATTGCAACAAAAATCTCAAGACATTTTGAATGCTATGCATCTGGTTTCTAGTACAAAGTCATTGATTCAACAGTTAAGAGATAGTAGTTGGGGAGCACTTTTGGAGAAAGTTAGTTCTTTCTGCAATGATCATGCTATTCAGATACCTGATATGGGTGCTTCTTTTAGTGACATAATTCGGTCTCGTCGTAAAAAGGATGTTGTCACTGTTGAACACCACTATCGTGTTGACATTTTTACTAGCGTGATAGATTTTCAATTGAAAGAGCTAAATAGTAGATTTAGTGAGCAAGCAACCGAGCTCCTCATACTGAGTACATCTCTAGATCCTAAAGATGCTTTCAAGTTATTCAGTGTTTGCAACATATGCAATCTTGTAAAGAATTTCTATTCTTTAGATTTTTCTGAGCAAGAAAAGATTCAATTGGATTATGAGTTACAACATTATGAACTTGATGTGGTTAAAGCTCCAGATTTTTAG